A window of Argopecten irradians isolate NY chromosome 1, Ai_NY, whole genome shotgun sequence contains these coding sequences:
- the LOC138311110 gene encoding acetylcholine receptor subunit alpha-like 2, with protein MASHKCCVRALVIAVVCVLCEGAELLKEAMLHEILFENYNPRVRPVADSTTAVNVEVAMYLLRITDLSEKNQVLTSSIWMDIRWYDELLQWNQSDYGGVSSILADKDKIWTPDLLVQNEIGNKRGIGETTLNDPIVMSSGHVTWWPGKEIKTTCKVDSTKYPFDSQFCEIEISKWYSNDNVLNITYTYPSVDLVHYEQSEEWEILSAIVRKHRHFEANQNFSRIKYGMTLQRRPLFYVLNIMVPLIILSLLNQLCFILPIESGEKIGMCMSIFLTFVVFLTLISDTLPQSSIHIPIFGMYLVFQLVISGLIIGLEVLVLFTYHKPQKVIKDRNTQVCHCDNDRITQVNSDDQTVNKIVRINTLTHNDFSIGKSPEPEMNGSHKAAKLNRILGYMVLMVNTFTLVLLFIVLHT; from the coding sequence ATGGCGAGTCATAAATGTTGTGTGAGGGCACTGGTCATTGCTGTTGTCTGTGTATTGTGTGAGGGGGCAGAACTCCTTAAGGAGGCCATGCTGCACGAGATACTGTTTGAGAACTATAACCCGCGGGTGAGACCTGTGGCGGATAGTACTACAGCCGTCAACGTGGAGGTGGCCATGTACCTGCTGAGGATTACAGACCTGAGCGAGAAGAATCAGGTCCTCACCTCCAGTATCTGGATGGACATCCGCTGGTACGACGAACTCCTACAGTGGAACCAGTCCGACTATGGCGGAGTGTCCTCTATTCTGGCCGACAAGGACAAAATCTGGACACCAGATCTTCTTGTCCAAAATGAAATCGGAAATAAACGGGGgataggggagacaactctgaaCGACCCGATCGTAATGTCGAGTGGTCACGTGACATGGTGGCCCGGGAAAGAAATCAAGACTACATGTAAAGTCGATTCTACAAAATACCCATTTGATAGTCAGTTTTGTGAGATTGAAATCAGTAAGTGGTATTCCAATGACAATGTGCTGAATATCACGTATACCTACCCAAGCGTTGACCTTGTACACTACGAACAGAGCGAGGAATGGGAGATACTTAGCGCAATCGTACGCAAACATCGCCATTTTGAAGCCAATCAAAACTTCTCTAGGATCAAATACGGGATGACGTTACAGAGGCGTCCATTGTTTTATGTGTTGAACATAATGGTTCCTCTGATCATCCTGTCTCTACTCAACCAGCTCTGCTTCATTCTGCCCATCGAGAGCGGCGAGAAAATCGGCATGTGtatgtcaatatttttgacctttgttgtGTTTCTCACTTTGATTAGCGACACGCTACCTCAGTCATCTATCCACATCCCTATATTTGGAATGTACCTGGTGTTCCAGCTGGTGATCAGTGGTTTGATTATAGGCCTGGAGGTCCTTGTCCTGTTCACGTACCACAAGCCACAGAAGGTGATCAAGGACCGAAACACACAGGTGTGTCACTGTGATAACGACCGAATCACTCAGGTTAACAGTGATGATCAAACAGTCAATAAAATTGTCCGAATCAACACTTTAACACATAATGACTTTTCTATCGGAAAATCACCGGAACCGGAAATGAACGGGTCACACAAAGCAGCCAAGCTGAACAGAATTCTGGGATATATGGTTCTCATGGTGAACACGTTTACTTTAGTGCTTCTTTTTATCGTACTACATACTTGA